Genomic window (Desulforapulum autotrophicum HRM2):
CAAGATCGCATCCTTGGATAATGTCGAACTCGTTACACCAAGAATTATGTTCTCAGGGATGATCAGCACTGGAGAAAATACTGTTTCTGCTTATTGCCAAGGTGTTAATCCTCAAGGTGAAACGACACTTAATAAAATAGAAAATATAAAACGTGAAGCTTCTGGACTTAATATCCAGGAAGGATCAAACCTGACACCCGGTGACAAATTTGATGTGATTTTAGGCAGAGGTTTGGCCAAAAATCTTGGTGTAAAACCGGGGGATTCTATTGTATTACTAACAAACACAGTTGGGGGATCAATCAATGCGTTTGATCTGATTGTCAAAGGTATCTTTTTTACTGCCTCAAAAGAATTTGATGACCGCGCTTTAAGACTTTCTATTGATACTGCTCAAAAGCTTATCAGAACAGAGGGGATTCAAACTTTGGTTGTAATGCTTGATAAGACGGAAAATACTGAGCAGGCTAAAGAAGAAATTTTAAAAACCATCCAGTCGATGGATGCAGAACTCGAAATAAGGACGTGGAATCAACTGGCAGATTTTTACAACAAAACTGTTGAATTGTATGGCAGACAATTTTTTATACTAAAACTGATTATTACTATTATTGTTATTTTAAGTATTTTTAATACCATTAATATGGCAATTTGGGAAAGAACTAGGGAAATTGGTACAATAATGTCAATGGGGTACAAAAAAATTGATATCATGAAACTCTTTTTAGCAGAGGGTTTAATTCTTGGCGTTCTGGGAGGAATCTCGGGTATCGTGCTCGGGATAATTACGGCATGGATTATTTCCTTTTTTGGAATCCCGATGCCCCCACCACCCGGAGCAACAGTCGGGTGGACAGCCTTCATTAAAGTTGTACCTGACCTATTGGTTTCATCAATGATAATATCGGTCGTTGCATCGCTGTTCTCATCTTTTTATCCTGCATTTAAAGCCTCAAATCTTGTTATTACGGATGCACTAAGACATTATTAGATTATTAGGGAGTATTTTTATGGAAAAATTTTATTGGATTTTTTTTAGTTTTTTTGCCTTTAGTCTTTTCTTTTACGCCGGCCCTGTTTTATCTGAAAATATAACACCTCAACAAATACTGCAATACGCCGATGAAATAAGAAGTCCGCAAGCGGATTACAGTGTGATGGCAAAAATAACAAGTCAAAAACCAAACAAAAAGGATAAAATTGCAATTTACGAAATACTCATGAAAGGACAGGACAACACAATTATTAAAACATTATCTCCTGAAGTTGATAAAGGCACGTCTCTTTTGATGTTGAGATATGATCTGTGGGTTTTTTTACAGACTATCTCAAAACCTCTTAGAATTTCTTTACAGCAGCGCCTTTTTGGCGAGGCAGCCAATGGTGATGTCGCACGAGCAAACTTTTCTGGAGATTATGATCCTGAATTAATAGATATTGTGACAATCAAAGGAAAAACTTTTTATCTTTTGGAACTGACAGCAAAAAATGAAAAGGTGACTTATCATAAAGTAAAACTCTGGGTGATGAAAGATACTTATTATCCTTTAAAAGGTGAGTTTTATGCCTTTTCAGGGAAACTGTTGAAAATATGTTACTACACAAATTACAAATTAATTCTTGATAAAATGCGACCTACTCGATTAGTTCTTGATAATCCACTTGTCAAGGGGCAAAGAACCGTTATTGATTATGACAACATGATCCTGGATACCTTTTCCGATAAGATATTTACAAAGAATTATATGAAAAAATTGAAGTATTAACCAACGGGTTTCAATTTATACATGTTTGCCAAAACAGCCAAAAAATATACCGGTTATGCAATTCTTTTAATCGCCTTGATATTGACATGTAATGTAAATTTTTGTTTGGCCCTTCCTTTAACCAAACTTCTTAGTGTAAAATATCGTCAAACGTTCAGAGTCGAATCCATAGAATTGTGGTTGAGCAACGCCTCAGATTATGTGACTTGTAATTTTCAAAATCCTGATCGATTTGTCATCGATGTTAAAAACTGCTATTTCCCTAAGATTCATGATGTCATTGAAGCAAACTCAAAATATATATCAAAAATTAGAATTTCACAGTTCATGCACGATAGGGTTAGGATCGTAGTTGATCAAAAGATCGTCACCCATATCCATGTTGATAAAAAAGCATTAATTAAGGGTATGGTTCTCATTTTGTCAATTCAATTGCCAGAGTCTGGAGTAATTTTTGGGAAACAGGGAGGTGCTTTTGAAAATGATTCTGATGAGAATCTGGATGCATTATTTAATGTATCGGAAGAGGGGGCCAATGCCATACCCGATATCATACCCAATGAAGAGACAATAGGTGAACAGCCATCTTTCATTGGTGAACCTTCTAAATTATCAATAGATGGTGATCTTAGAAATGAGACAGCATACCGAATCTGTAAGCCACATCGATTCTCAAAGATTAAAAACATACTCAACCTAAAAGCATCCGGGGCCTTATCGGGTAATTTATCCTATACCATGGGTTCCAGGTTTTCTTATGATGCGGTTTTTGATTTAAATGATAATTATAATAACACGGTTGAAAACGATCAAAGGACCAATGTTGACATAAGAGATGCTTACCTTGACTTTGGTTTTGGAAATTTTGATTTCCGGCTTGGTAATCAGCAGATTGTCTGGGGCCAGGCAGTTGGATTGTTTTTTGCCGATGTTGTAAATCCCAAAGATTTGAGAGAATATATTTTGCCTGATTTAGATCAGGTAAGAATTCCTGTGTTTGCTGCAAATATGGAGTACTATTATAGTAGTGGTTACTTTCAAATGATATTTATTCCTTTTCCTGAATTTAACGAGTTTGGAAAATCAGGATCTGAATTTGATTTTTCCAAACCGCTTTACAGCCAGAATGCCGATATTGTTATCAACGACCTGTCAGAGCCAGCGAACAGTCTTGACAACAGTGAGTTGGGGTTTAGAGCCTCCATCCTAACCGATGGTTGGGACATGTCCCTATTTTATTTATATGATATGTATAACTTTCCTGTGAATTACAGGGCGATTTCATTAAATGCATTAGGTTTGCAACATCCAGTCACCATAACATATTCACCCAAATATGAAAGAGTTCACAGGATTGGTTCCACTTTTTCTAAAGCGGTGTGGGATGCCATTCTTAAAGGAGAGTTTATTTACAGTAACAAAATGTTTTTTCAATCGTCTGTTGCTTCAGACCTGGATGGGATTGAAACGAGTGATTCACTTGACTGGCTCCTTGGTGTTGATTACACCTTTTTTAACGCTTTGGAGACAAACTTCCAGTTGATGCAAAGTATCATCCTTGATTATCAAAACAGTATGATACAAAAAGAAATTACAACATCTTTTTCTATCTGGCTGAAAACAGGGTTTTTTGAAAATCTGATCGAACCTGAACTTTTTTTTGTCTCAAGCCTTGATAAAAAAAATTATCTTTTCCGCCCCAAGATTACCTATAATCATAATAATAGACTTAAATTAGTTCTTGGTGCAGATATCTTTTACGGAGAAACAGATGGAAGTTTTGGTGTTTTTAATGAAAATGACAGAGTCTATATAGAAGCGTTGTATAATTTTTAAATGCACTTTCCAATAGATTATGTAAAAAAGCAAATGCTATAATTGTTTTTCAATAAAATTAGATATTATTTGTGAGCCTGTAAATGCACCATTGATTTGTCCCAATTGTTTGTTAATTTTTGATAATGCTATTTCCATATCAGAGTTACCTGATGTTATTATTCTGATTTCATTTTCCAGATGGACCGGATTTGCTAACATATCATTCATGCTTATTTTTTTTCCTACATGTAGATTTTCGACCATTCTCATATTGAAATCCTGGTCAGGGATGGTGGGGATACCGATGATTGGTTTGCCAAAGGTGAGCGCCTGATATATTGTCCCATTACCACCATGGCAAACAACAAGATCCGCCTTTTCCATGATAGTGTCACCATCCATAAAGTCAGTCACATAAATTTTTCCTGGAATGGATTTTATTTTATCGGTCTGCTCGCCGGTAGTAATAACACTTATCATATTTTCTGCAACCTTAAATGTGTCATAAATTTTTTCAAATAATCCTGATTCACCAGTCGTTCCCATTGTTATATAGGATAGCTTTTTTTCTCCTTTATCAATTGGCCACCAGTCAGGAAGAATTTTTGATTTTGGGGCTTTCCATGTAACAGGTCCTATATAGTGATAATTGGAAGGCAGATTTTTTGTAGGAAAAAATTCCGGAATATCCGCCATCAGTGTTAAATTAACACCGCAAAGACAATTTGTGGCAGTAACCTCACGTTTTAGTTGGTATTTTTTTGATAATCTTTTAAATATTCTCATCATATTATCAAAAAAGAATATTTCAAATTTGAGATTTAGCGGATTCAATAAATTGGAGAAAAAACTATTTATAGGGTGTTTGTCGTCAGTAAGGCCATTAAATAAAGGGAAATATGGGATTGCCCGATATGCAGTGGATGAAGCATTTACAATGGCAGCATGTTTTAAGCCTGCTATCTGGGTGGATATCATGGCGGAGAATCTGCCATCAGTTATGACAATATCTGGCTTTAATTTTTCAAAAAGCCTCAAATCGCTTTCAATCATCAGGTCTAATGTATCGTTATCAACAAAGTTGAGTTTCCTATTCCTGATATTATTAAAAAGGATGTTAGGATCTGGTTCATATGCTGAATGCACCTCAAAACCTTCATCTTTAATAAAATGTATTTTACTGCTGTCGCCTCCAAATGAAATTTTGTAGCCCTGTGAAGAGAGTCGTTTTGAAATCTCAAGTGGTCTACTCAGATGTGAAAGAGTGTGAGTATACGGAAGTACTAATATTTTACAGTTTGAAAGCTTCATAGTCATCTATATGATACTGTTATAATAAATACAAAAAGGAGAGATGGAAACCTCATCTCTCCCTTTTATAACTATTTAATAACTATATCAAGCTATTTTCTTTTTTTTCTTCCAATGGCAGAAAGACCAAGAAGGCCTACACCAAAAAGAAGCATGGTCGTTGGTTCCGGGATTGCATTCAAATGAGCTGGGTCATTGCTTTCAAATACCCAAGGCGAGACAAGATCTATATCTGTACCATCTCCTATATAGTCATCATTACCTTCCAGTTCACTATTAGCATAGAATTGAACAGGGATTCCAACTTCTGGATCGGTTAACAGTGGGAAGGTCATACCTGTAGCATAATAATCCATTACAGACAAACCTAAATATGACTTCCCAATAAATTGATCAAGTCCTGTTCCCTGCGGTGTAATAAAAGTGTAAGCATAATCTGTAGATTCAACCATACCTAATGTGATCCATTCATTACCATCAGTCGCAGTAAGAATATCTTCAGCAATTGTACCATTAGTATTGAAAGCAGTAGAATCATCAGAATAAAGTTTAAAAGCTTCTTGGCCATTCAAACCAGTTGTAAATGTATCATTATTAAGCGTAGTGAATGTGTCAGTTTGTGCTAAACCAAGTGTGATTTTGTTCCCTTGAATTCCAGTGAATGGACCATAATCAAAAGTTGCTGTTTCAATGTTTGTTATTTGCTGTGCAAAAATACCAGTAAGTTCATCTACGCCTGGATCAAAGGACCAATGTGAAGGCTCAGAACCGACTTTAATGTTTTGGACTTCTAAAATTCCCACAAATATATCACCTATCGTAAGTACTGGTATATCAGTTGGATTAGTATAATCTAATTCGTAATAGTTTCCTTGGCTATCAGCACGGTAAACGGTTTCGTAATTATTGTAATAGAGACGATTGTTTCCATACTCTAAGTATGGAAGTGCATTCGCAGCAGGTGCAATTATTGCGCATACAGCTAATATTAATAAAAAGTTTACTAATTTCTTCATTTAAAACACCTCACTAAATTAAAGTTAATTAAAGTTACTTTGAGAAAACCTTAAACTTGCTAATTTTACGAATCACCTCCTACATTTAAATAAGTTATATGTTTATTTTCTTCTATACGAGATGCATTGCAAATAAGATGCCAGTATTCTATTTTTTTAGAATAAAAAATTTTCCAGTCTTTAAGATTATTACGGGAGATTAAACTTGAATTTTTCAAGATATTATAATAAACGTCACCGGCCTATGGGGGCTGGTGATGGTGTTTTAAAAGTGTTGTCGTTGAAAATTAAAAAAGTCTTATCAATTGCCTTTTTTACATGATTTCAAATAGGCATTCAAGATTGTCAGGGTTGATCGTTCTCTCTCAAGAGTCTGTTATTGTTCAGATTTATGTGTTATTGGAACAAAGGCGTTTGTACAAGAAAATTACCAGCGGATAAAGTACTTGCTTCAATCCATTAATGAAATGCTTCCCAAACCCATTAGTAGGCCTGATGGTTTATCTTTTCTTTGAAAAGATTGGTGGCGTAAGATGGTCTGGAGCCTAAAGGAATATGGGGGTGGGCCGCACCAGCTTAATGGTATCATGGGTATTATGGGAGGATAGTTAGGTGATGTTTGATAGAGGAGTGGGTTGAGCTAACTCGCTGGTATTAAATGTCAAAATCTCATAATTTTTTCGTTTTATGACCCTGACGACTCTTTTATTTACCGAAAAAGCCTTTTCATAAGGAAGGTATAGTCAAAGTTGTTTAGTATTATTCTGATTTCAACAGTGGTGTTTGTAGTTTTTCATATTTCATTAATGAAAGGGCATGGTTGTTGATCTCTGAGATTTGGAAAAAAGGATATTTAATTCATATAAATTGTGTAATTTTTTTCATATTTTTATGAATTAAATATCTTAGGGACGCAGAAATAAATATATCCACATAAAAAGGCTCTAACATGTTCAAGCACCCATGGTGCTGGACATTATCTCGATTATAGTTTATGATCAACATGGAAACTTAAATTAAAAAGCGAGGGACCATGTCCGACCATACTCATTTGCAAGGTCTATTACCAATTGACCATTTAACTCCAGAATTGAAATTATTTTTCAATGAAACCCGAACCAAATTCAGAGCTCCTGACATTAAGCTTGAAGAAGCCTTATTTTAAAGGGTTTTGCTTGACTTTCGGGTGTAAATGTGGTAGCTTAAAAAGCATCAAAAAAGGAGAAAACGATGCTTCAAACCTACATCCCATATTGCTCAAAAAACACCACTCCGATCAATGAAAAAATAGCAATGGATAGTGATGATGACCAGGTTGTTTTTTTCTCAGCCACCGGACCTGTTTTCGCTTTTCAAAAAAATGATAAATTCGCCAAAAGATTGGCCCAGGGTATTCTTGTTTCCCTAAAGCTTGCAAGCGTTACTGAAGTGTCAAAAGCCCTTGATCTAAACCGAACGACGGTATTGAGAAATTTTAATATTTATAAAGAGAAGGGACCTGAAGGCTTCATTGATAATCGGCCAAATCGTAGTCCCTACAAATTAACTAAAGAGAAACAGCAGATTGTCAAAAGCCTTCTGGATAAAGGATCTACACTGGCTGTTGCTGCTGATGAAGTTGGGGTCAGCGATGGTTGCATCCGCAGGGCCATAAAACAAGGCCTCATTGTAAGGAAGGTCACCAAACCCGATCAGACTAAAGATAGCGTAAAATTAAAAGGACCGGCCAGGCGATCCCAGGAAGACATCAATTGTAATGCCGGTATTGCGACTAAAAGAGAGGAAGAACGGTTGCTGGCACGTAAGGGCGATCTGACAGAGGCGTTGCCCGAATTTTCACCCAATGAAGGCGTTCACTACGCTGGTGTTCTTCTGGCGTTGCCGTTTTTGGCGGGCCTGAGTTATCTTGATACCGGCAAAAAAGTGTACGGCTCCCTGAAAAAGGCATATTACGGCTTACAATCGATTTTTTTAACCTTTGCATTCATGGCACTCTTGAGGATGAAAAACCCGGAACAATTAAAGAACGGGAATCCCGGAGATTTTGGAATAATACTTGGCCTTGACCGCTGCCCCGAGGTCAAGACGCTAAGAAGAAAACTCAATGAGCTTGGTTTGCGCAATAAATCAGGCAAGTTTATGGAAACCCTAAGCCGCGCATGGGTAGAGCAAGACAAGGATATTTTGGGGTTTTCCTACATCGATGGTCACGTGAGACCCTATCATGGCAGGAAGCATACCCTGCCCATAACCCATGTGGCAAGACGGCGCCTTTGCACGTACCTGGAAATTTGAAAGATTTTTAAACCGGTTTGCTGGCTTGCCCTGTTATTGTCTAATGTTTTTCAAATGTAACTCTGACAATGCTTTTGCAAGGGGAAAAGAACAAAAATAGTTCATATTACGATCCGCGTGGGCAAAAAAATAAAAAAATTCCGATCAAAAAGACAAGGTGTCTTGATAATGTGTTAAAAACAGAACCGATTTCAACACCCTTCATTAGATGAGAATTATATGTATTTCACAAAAAGCTTTATAACCCCTGATTTTATGATCGACGTATTAGAAAATCTTTGGCTATCTCTAAAAGATAGATTCGATCCCCATACCATTGTGGTTAATCTTGACAATGGACCCGAAAATAACAGTCATAGAAGCCAATGGATAAAACGATTGATCGAATTCGCAAAAAGCAACTCCGTTAGTATCAGTTTGGCTTACTATCCACCATATCATAGTAAATACAATCCAATCGAAATAATTTGGGGCGCATTAGAAAAGCATTGGAATGGAGAGATTTTTGATAGTGTTGACAAAGTCCTTGGATTATGTAGAACAATGCTCTGGAGGGGTAAGACCCCCGTGGTAAAAATGATACATGGTAGTTATGCCAAAGGAGTTACGTTGACCAAAAAAGCTATGGCAAAACTGGAACAATTTTTGATTCGAATTCCCGGCATTGAAAAATGGGCTGTTGATATCACTGGATATGAGTGACGGTTGTGGAATTATTTTTTTCTGCGTGCCTTATATAAGGGTACATTGGTTCCCAATGACAAGACGTTCTTTTACTACAATTTAAGCATCAAATTTGGATAAATTTCCCGAGAAGTAACAATATTTAGACTCTTTGCCGTTTCATGTGTTTAAGTACGGCTGTATACCCAAGGGTATTTTGCCTTGGTTTGATATCGTAGCATGAAAAGGCAGAGCTATAATGGTCCAGCCCTTCGGGTGTTCACAAGCTCGCAGCCTCGACAGCTCTTATTTTTCATGCTTTTTGGTGACCAGCGACGGCGATGGGAGCGCGACATCTCACTCAAACTCTGGGAGTTGGAATTGTCATTCCTCATCGATATGACTCATATTATTACCCACTCGAAATGGCAAAGAGCCATTGTTTTTAACGTTGAATAGAGCCATTAGTTCTTTATCTTTTTTAAAATTGCCATTGCATGGTCTGAGCCGTCAAAATCTTTGTTTAACTCAAGTGCCTTTTCAAGTTGCGTTACGGCAAGGGCCTTGTCCCCTTTTTTAAGGTAGGTCAGGCCAAGGTGATAATGGACCACGGGGGCGTCAGGGATTTTTTCAAGACTGTCCAGGAGTTCGCTTACAGCATTGCCGTACAATCCTTTTTTGTAATACACATAGCCCAGGGTATCCATGACGCCGGGATCATTGGGCAGTTTCTTCTTAGCGATCCTGGCGAGGGCGAGGGCCTGGTCAAATTTGTCCGTTCTTTCGGCCAGGTGATAGGCTAGGTTGTTAGCGGCAGGGGCGTACTCCGGGTTGATTTCAAGAGCTTTTCGATAATGCGCCTCCGCCTTATCAAAAGATTTATCTGTCTCATAGATAGAACCCAGCATCATGTGGGGAGCGGGAAGGTTAGGATTTTTTTCAAGCAGGGTGAGGTATTGGATGACGGCCTTTTCCCTGTCCTGTTCAGCAAGGGCTATTCTGGCAATGGCACCATAAGGCTCAAGATAATCTGGATTAGCCTCAATTGCCCTATAATAGGCATCCTTGGCCTTGTTCGTTTCTTTTTGAGCAAGGTAGAGGCTGCCCTCAAGGTAGTTGATAATAGCCAGGATTTGTGGTTTATCCTTTGCACGTTCCAGTTGCTTTTGGCAGAGGGCATGAGCCGTGTCCAATTTGTTCTGGTTGGTATAATTCTTTAGCAGAAGCGTGAACACATCCAAAAGCATGTTGTTCATGTCCATTGCCTGGTTAAGATAGCTCTCTGCCACGTCATACTGTTTGAGGGCTGATTTTAAAAAACCCATTTGATAATATCCGGCAGGGTTTTCAGGGTCAAGCGCGATCAGGGTTTTAAAGCCAGCCTCTGCCTTTTGAATTTTGCCCGTGTTCATATGGGATTTGGCAGAAATCATGGCAGCCCTGTAGTTGGAGGGATTGAGCTTCAGCACTTCAGCGGCTTGGGCCTGGGCAAGGTCAAACGACCGTTCATGGAAATAGATGTCAGCCAGGAGGAGATGGGCCTTGAGGTAGCCGGGGTTGAGTTCCACAGCCCTTGCAACGGCAGCCCTTGCCATGTCGTTTTCCTGAAGACCGATCTGGCAAAGGCCCTGGAAGTAAAGAACCCTGGCATCCTTGGGGTCTTCTTTTTCAAGGTCCTGGAGCAGCATCAGGGCCTGGCTGAATTGTTTTTTGGAAACAAGGATTTCGCTTTTAAGCATCCTTGCCTGCCTGAATTTGGGCCGTTGTTTGAGCATCTCAGCCACCAGGGCCTCGGCAGCATCGACCTGTTGTTCCTTATATTGGAAGCGTGCAAGGGTGGTTTTCACAGCAATGTTGTCGGGCTGTATGGCCAGGGCCTTTTGGTACATATCCAGGGCCTTGTCTCGGCTGTTTGTGATGTCATAAAAACCGGCCGCCGTCATATAGGGTTTCATGGCCTTTGGGGCAAGTTCAACCGCCTTAAGGTAGGCAGCCTCGGCTGATGGGTTGTTTCTCTTTCTGAAATAAAAATTGCCAAGGATGATCCTGACGTCGGAATTTTCTGAGTTTTTTTCAACTGCCGCCAACAGTTGAGCTTCGGCGTCCTTGAACCTTTTTTTGGCAATAAGAAAGGTCACAAGTGCCAATCTTGGCTGAATGGCTGCGGTGTCCACATCAACCGCCTTGACCAGCAGGGCTTCTGCCTGTTCAAACTCCTGTTTGAACATTTTAATCCTGGCAAGGGCCTGGAGGGCATTGATGTGGTCCGGTTTTTTATCGATGATTCGTTCAAGAAGGGTGGATGCCGTGTCAACATCTTTTTCCTGGGTAAGGATCTGGGCCTTCAGGAAAAGGGCATCTGTGTTGTCTGGATCAAGCTTAAGCACATGTTCGATTTTTTCCTTTGCCTTTTCCAGGTCTTTGCCAAGAATAAAAAAGCTTGCAAGTTTTACCAGGGCGTCCTTGTTGTCAGGATCATGGGTCTCAACCTTGGTATAGGCCTGGAATGCCTCCCTTGGGTTTCCAAGTTTCATCAGGGTTTTGCCGAGAAGGGACCAGACCTGGGGGTCGTCGGGCGAAAGTTGAAGGGCGTTGCGGAACTCGATTTCAGCCTTTTTGTATTCTTTGTCGGAAAAGTATTGTTCGCCGCCTTCTATATGGCTGATCTTTTTTTCCTGGTCTGTTTTGCAGCCTGTAACCAAAAATATGATTGCAATGATGATTAAAATGCTTTTGAGCTTCTGAGGCATGTATCCTCCAAGTCAACAATTTATGAAATGCTTTGTTTTTTTTTGTAAA
Coding sequences:
- a CDS encoding ABC transporter permease, with the translated sequence MKLPISIKLAIRNVFRNRIRTIITLAAIAFGSVSIIIAGGFFEDTFMLMREAAIHSHLGHIQIYRKGYNDHGSSAPFDYLIEEADVVMNKIASLDNVELVTPRIMFSGMISTGENTVSAYCQGVNPQGETTLNKIENIKREASGLNIQEGSNLTPGDKFDVILGRGLAKNLGVKPGDSIVLLTNTVGGSINAFDLIVKGIFFTASKEFDDRALRLSIDTAQKLIRTEGIQTLVVMLDKTENTEQAKEEILKTIQSMDAELEIRTWNQLADFYNKTVELYGRQFFILKLIITIIVILSIFNTINMAIWERTREIGTIMSMGYKKIDIMKLFLAEGLILGVLGGISGIVLGIITAWIISFFGIPMPPPPGATVGWTAFIKVVPDLLVSSMIISVVASLFSSFYPAFKASNLVITDALRHY
- a CDS encoding DUF1302 family protein, yielding MFAKTAKKYTGYAILLIALILTCNVNFCLALPLTKLLSVKYRQTFRVESIELWLSNASDYVTCNFQNPDRFVIDVKNCYFPKIHDVIEANSKYISKIRISQFMHDRVRIVVDQKIVTHIHVDKKALIKGMVLILSIQLPESGVIFGKQGGAFENDSDENLDALFNVSEEGANAIPDIIPNEETIGEQPSFIGEPSKLSIDGDLRNETAYRICKPHRFSKIKNILNLKASGALSGNLSYTMGSRFSYDAVFDLNDNYNNTVENDQRTNVDIRDAYLDFGFGNFDFRLGNQQIVWGQAVGLFFADVVNPKDLREYILPDLDQVRIPVFAANMEYYYSSGYFQMIFIPFPEFNEFGKSGSEFDFSKPLYSQNADIVINDLSEPANSLDNSELGFRASILTDGWDMSLFYLYDMYNFPVNYRAISLNALGLQHPVTITYSPKYERVHRIGSTFSKAVWDAILKGEFIYSNKMFFQSSVASDLDGIETSDSLDWLLGVDYTFFNALETNFQLMQSIILDYQNSMIQKEITTSFSIWLKTGFFENLIEPELFFVSSLDKKNYLFRPKITYNHNNRLKLVLGADIFYGETDGSFGVFNENDRVYIEALYNF
- a CDS encoding PEP-CTERM sorting domain-containing protein codes for the protein MKKLVNFLLILAVCAIIAPAANALPYLEYGNNRLYYNNYETVYRADSQGNYYELDYTNPTDIPVLTIGDIFVGILEVQNIKVGSEPSHWSFDPGVDELTGIFAQQITNIETATFDYGPFTGIQGNKITLGLAQTDTFTTLNNDTFTTGLNGQEAFKLYSDDSTAFNTNGTIAEDILTATDGNEWITLGMVESTDYAYTFITPQGTGLDQFIGKSYLGLSVMDYYATGMTFPLLTDPEVGIPVQFYANSELEGNDDYIGDGTDIDLVSPWVFESNDPAHLNAIPEPTTMLLFGVGLLGLSAIGRKKRK
- a CDS encoding outer membrane lipoprotein-sorting protein encodes the protein MEKFYWIFFSFFAFSLFFYAGPVLSENITPQQILQYADEIRSPQADYSVMAKITSQKPNKKDKIAIYEILMKGQDNTIIKTLSPEVDKGTSLLMLRYDLWVFLQTISKPLRISLQQRLFGEAANGDVARANFSGDYDPELIDIVTIKGKTFYLLELTAKNEKVTYHKVKLWVMKDTYYPLKGEFYAFSGKLLKICYYTNYKLILDKMRPTRLVLDNPLVKGQRTVIDYDNMILDTFSDKIFTKNYMKKLKY
- a CDS encoding glycosyltransferase, with product MKLSNCKILVLPYTHTLSHLSRPLEISKRLSSQGYKISFGGDSSKIHFIKDEGFEVHSAYEPDPNILFNNIRNRKLNFVDNDTLDLMIESDLRLFEKLKPDIVITDGRFSAMISTQIAGLKHAAIVNASSTAYRAIPYFPLFNGLTDDKHPINSFFSNLLNPLNLKFEIFFFDNMMRIFKRLSKKYQLKREVTATNCLCGVNLTLMADIPEFFPTKNLPSNYHYIGPVTWKAPKSKILPDWWPIDKGEKKLSYITMGTTGESGLFEKIYDTFKVAENMISVITTGEQTDKIKSIPGKIYVTDFMDGDTIMEKADLVVCHGGNGTIYQALTFGKPIIGIPTIPDQDFNMRMVENLHVGKKISMNDMLANPVHLENEIRIITSGNSDMEIALSKINKQLGQINGAFTGSQIISNFIEKQL
- a CDS encoding ISAzo13-like element transposase-related protein — protein: MYFTKSFITPDFMIDVLENLWLSLKDRFDPHTIVVNLDNGPENNSHRSQWIKRLIEFAKSNSVSISLAYYPPYHSKYNPIEIIWGALEKHWNGEIFDSVDKVLGLCRTMLWRGKTPVVKMIHGSYAKGVTLTKKAMAKLEQFLIRIPGIEKWAVDITGYE
- a CDS encoding tetratricopeptide repeat protein encodes the protein MPQKLKSILIIIAIIFLVTGCKTDQEKKISHIEGGEQYFSDKEYKKAEIEFRNALQLSPDDPQVWSLLGKTLMKLGNPREAFQAYTKVETHDPDNKDALVKLASFFILGKDLEKAKEKIEHVLKLDPDNTDALFLKAQILTQEKDVDTASTLLERIIDKKPDHINALQALARIKMFKQEFEQAEALLVKAVDVDTAAIQPRLALVTFLIAKKRFKDAEAQLLAAVEKNSENSDVRIILGNFYFRKRNNPSAEAAYLKAVELAPKAMKPYMTAAGFYDITNSRDKALDMYQKALAIQPDNIAVKTTLARFQYKEQQVDAAEALVAEMLKQRPKFRQARMLKSEILVSKKQFSQALMLLQDLEKEDPKDARVLYFQGLCQIGLQENDMARAAVARAVELNPGYLKAHLLLADIYFHERSFDLAQAQAAEVLKLNPSNYRAAMISAKSHMNTGKIQKAEAGFKTLIALDPENPAGYYQMGFLKSALKQYDVAESYLNQAMDMNNMLLDVFTLLLKNYTNQNKLDTAHALCQKQLERAKDKPQILAIINYLEGSLYLAQKETNKAKDAYYRAIEANPDYLEPYGAIARIALAEQDREKAVIQYLTLLEKNPNLPAPHMMLGSIYETDKSFDKAEAHYRKALEINPEYAPAANNLAYHLAERTDKFDQALALARIAKKKLPNDPGVMDTLGYVYYKKGLYGNAVSELLDSLEKIPDAPVVHYHLGLTYLKKGDKALAVTQLEKALELNKDFDGSDHAMAILKKIKN
- a CDS encoding putative transposase, translating into MLQTYIPYCSKNTTPINEKIAMDSDDDQVVFFSATGPVFAFQKNDKFAKRLAQGILVSLKLASVTEVSKALDLNRTTVLRNFNIYKEKGPEGFIDNRPNRSPYKLTKEKQQIVKSLLDKGSTLAVAADEVGVSDGCIRRAIKQGLIVRKVTKPDQTKDSVKLKGPARRSQEDINCNAGIATKREEERLLARKGDLTEALPEFSPNEGVHYAGVLLALPFLAGLSYLDTGKKVYGSLKKAYYGLQSIFLTFAFMALLRMKNPEQLKNGNPGDFGIILGLDRCPEVKTLRRKLNELGLRNKSGKFMETLSRAWVEQDKDILGFSYIDGHVRPYHGRKHTLPITHVARRRLCTYLEI